A genome region from Candidatus Eisenbacteria bacterium includes the following:
- a CDS encoding tyrosine-type recombinase/integrase, whose translation MKAYGLGTLYRRGQVWWIQYSARGKLYRESSHSQVRADAARLLRKRVAEMGRGGKVGRDAEKVTFDDLVTLIQADYRQKQNRTWDRVEHAIKHLRPTFERLPAVDINYDSVSRYVSKRLEAGAAPGTVHHEVAALGRMLKLGTMAGILPLRPPLPVIKLDNVRKGFFTDEQVNRVLQRLPDWYAPAIEFAWRTGWRIGEVKSLTWAQVDFRAGIVRLEPGTTKNREGRSFPFAAFPALAKLLKIQRKRTDAWQKAHDRIVPWVFWRDGKPLGDHRDVWMRCCREAGQPGKLVHDLRRSAVRNLERAGVPRSVAMKLTGHMTESVYRRYAIVSETDLADAVRKLAAFQGASEKA comes from the coding sequence ATGAAGGCGTACGGTCTCGGCACCCTCTATCGCCGCGGCCAGGTCTGGTGGATCCAGTACTCGGCGCGCGGAAAGCTGTACCGGGAGTCCTCGCACTCCCAGGTGCGCGCAGATGCGGCACGGCTCCTCCGCAAGCGTGTGGCCGAGATGGGCCGTGGCGGAAAGGTCGGCCGTGACGCCGAGAAGGTCACGTTCGATGACCTCGTCACGCTCATCCAGGCCGACTACCGGCAGAAGCAGAACCGCACGTGGGACCGCGTCGAGCACGCGATCAAGCACCTTCGGCCCACCTTCGAGCGCCTGCCCGCCGTCGACATCAACTACGACTCGGTATCCCGCTACGTCTCGAAGCGCCTTGAAGCCGGCGCTGCACCGGGCACGGTGCACCACGAGGTTGCCGCGCTCGGGCGCATGCTCAAGCTCGGCACGATGGCGGGCATCCTGCCGCTGCGACCGCCGCTCCCGGTGATCAAGCTGGACAACGTCCGCAAGGGTTTTTTCACGGACGAACAGGTGAATCGAGTCCTGCAGCGCCTCCCGGACTGGTACGCACCCGCGATCGAGTTCGCGTGGCGTACCGGCTGGCGAATCGGCGAGGTGAAGTCGCTGACGTGGGCGCAAGTCGACTTCCGCGCCGGCATCGTGCGCCTGGAGCCTGGCACGACGAAGAACCGCGAGGGCCGCAGCTTCCCGTTTGCGGCATTCCCGGCACTGGCGAAGCTGCTGAAGATCCAGCGTAAGCGGACGGACGCATGGCAGAAGGCGCACGATCGAATCGTGCCTTGGGTCTTCTGGCGGGACGGCAAGCCGCTGGGTGACCACCGAGACGTCTGGATGCGGTGTTGTCGAGAAGCAGGGCAACCGGGCAAGCTGGTTCACGACCTGCGGCGCAGCGCCGTTCGTAACCTCGAGCGCGCAGGCGTCCCGCGCTCCGTGGCCATGAAGCTCACTGGCCACATGACGGAGTCGGTCTACCGCCGCTACGCGATCGTCTCGGAGACGGACCTCGCGGACGCAGTGCGCAAGCTGGCGGCGTTCCAGGGCGCATCCGAGAAGGCCTGA
- a CDS encoding aminoacetone oxidase family FAD-binding enzyme: MSQRHVVVIGAGAAGLTAAIRAGEAGARVTLLNAHPRVGLKILMSGGTRCNVTHARVGEQDYFGGSRHVIARILRAFPPGRTLEWFRDDLGVPLKLEETGKYFPVSDDAQTVLDALLAACARAGAEVRGGARAVRLEQVEGDAGGEAGGDAGGNADRYLDVGADRSTAQQRPVSAAPGAARTRFRVGVQRIADSAALGSAVAPSGQLAWPLPEIAPDEWLDADAVIVATGGLSFPRTGSDGTGYALLTSLGHTLVPPVPALTPLASPDPFCMGARGVTVHAALTLWVDGRKQQTCEGSLLFTHFGVSGPVALDLSRHWHRAEGHARRVTINFLPGFSPEALADEWIAAGERRSGRGSRSFLGARLPERIADMLTAESGLGGVAMSQTPKARRAQMLRLVVERELEVTGTLGYEKAEVTAGGVPLAEVDASTLESRVAPGLFLCGEVLDVEGRLGGFNFQWSWSSGTVAGRAAAKK, translated from the coding sequence ATGAGCCAACGCCACGTCGTCGTGATCGGCGCCGGCGCCGCCGGGCTGACCGCCGCCATTCGCGCCGGCGAAGCCGGCGCGCGCGTCACGCTGCTCAATGCGCACCCCAGGGTCGGCCTCAAGATCCTCATGAGCGGCGGCACCCGCTGCAACGTGACGCACGCGCGCGTCGGCGAGCAGGACTACTTCGGCGGCTCGCGCCACGTGATCGCGCGCATCCTGCGCGCCTTTCCGCCCGGGCGGACGCTCGAATGGTTCCGCGACGATCTCGGCGTGCCGCTCAAGCTCGAGGAGACCGGCAAGTACTTCCCCGTGAGCGACGACGCCCAGACCGTGCTTGACGCGCTGCTCGCGGCATGCGCGCGCGCCGGCGCCGAAGTGCGCGGCGGCGCGCGGGCCGTGCGGCTGGAGCAGGTGGAGGGCGATGCGGGCGGTGAAGCCGGAGGCGACGCTGGCGGAAACGCGGACCGCTATCTAGATGTAGGCGCCGACCGTTCCACCGCGCAACAGCGGCCCGTTTCGGCCGCGCCAGGAGCGGCTCGAACGCGGTTTCGCGTCGGCGTCCAGCGAATCGCCGACAGCGCCGCGCTCGGCAGCGCCGTCGCGCCCTCCGGCCAGCTCGCATGGCCGCTGCCCGAGATCGCCCCCGACGAATGGCTCGACGCCGACGCCGTCATCGTCGCGACCGGCGGCCTTTCGTTTCCGCGCACCGGCAGCGACGGCACCGGCTACGCCTTGCTGACGTCGCTCGGCCACACGCTCGTGCCGCCCGTGCCCGCGCTCACGCCGCTCGCCTCGCCCGACCCGTTCTGCATGGGCGCGCGCGGCGTGACCGTGCACGCCGCGCTCACGCTGTGGGTGGACGGGAGGAAGCAGCAGACCTGCGAAGGCTCGCTGCTCTTCACGCACTTCGGCGTGAGCGGCCCCGTCGCGCTCGATCTGTCGCGCCACTGGCACCGCGCCGAAGGCCACGCGCGGCGCGTGACCATCAACTTCCTGCCCGGCTTCAGTCCCGAAGCGCTGGCCGACGAATGGATCGCCGCCGGCGAGCGCCGAAGCGGACGGGGCTCGCGCTCGTTCCTCGGTGCGCGGCTGCCCGAGCGGATCGCCGACATGCTGACCGCCGAATCCGGCCTGGGCGGCGTCGCCATGTCCCAGACCCCGAAAGCGCGCCGTGCGCAGATGCTGCGCCTGGTGGTGGAGCGCGAGTTGGAAGTGACCGGCACGCTGGGCTACGAAAAGGCCGAAGTCACAGCCGGCGGCGTGCCGCTGGCGGAGGTGGACGCGTCCACCCTGGAATCCCGCGTCGCGCCCGGATTGTTCCTTTGCGGTGAGGTGCTGGACGTGGAGGGACGGCTGGGAGGGTTCAACTTCCAGTGGAGTTGGTCATCCGGGACCGTCGCGGGGCGAGCTGCCGCCAAGAAGTAG